The window AGAGATAATTCAATCTCTAGGTTTATGGCTCCAGGCTATTTGTTTGTAGGGGGAGGTGTAGAATATGGTAAAAATATTGAGAAGCTGTCCTTTTATATGTCTCCTTTAACTTTTAAGGCTACGTTTGTTCTAGATGATGAATTAGCAGACAAGGGGTCTTTTGGAGTTGATCCAGCTATATATGATGCGCTTGGAAATAAAATGAAGGATGGTCAAGCTATAAGAACAGAAATGGGTATATTAGTAACTAACTCTTATGAAACCGAAGTTTTAGAGAATATCTATATTAAAAGCAAAATAAGTCTTTATACAGATTACCTTAATAGTTTTGGAAATATAGATTTGGATTGGGAGGTTATATTCGATTTTAAAGTTAATGACTTTGTAAAAGCAACATTAGGTTCTCATTTAAGATATGATAATGATATTAAAATTTCAGAGGAGACTGATATTGAAGGTGAGTATGTAGAAAGAGGTGCTGCAATACAATGGAAGCAATTACTTGGTATTGGAGTTGTAGTAGATTTTTAACAAAAAAAAGATATAATTATTGAAAACTAAACTGACTATAAAAATTTTTACACTTATTGCGGTTGTTGTAAACTTAGCCTCAATAGTGTTGTTAGATTTTTTTTATAGTCAAATAGTTAGATTAAGTACAAGTTGCTCATTTTTAATACTATTTATTGTCTTTAAATTTAAAGACAAGTTATTAGTTCCTTTTGCGGCATTACTCTTCATTGCCGATGTTTTTGATTTGTATTATAAGCAGCCTTATATTATAGAAATATATTCTGTCATAAAAATAGGTGCATTTTTGCTGTTATGTTTTAGTCTTTACAGAAAGATGAAAAACAAAAAATTGGATAAAGCATTATCAGTATTGTTTTTGGTGGTTATCATTATTAATTTATTGTTTGGGTATACTACAGTAAATACTGTTTCTGGAGCAATGACAATTAGTGAGTTGTTATCCATTCAGGTCTATTGGTTTGTTTGTATAATATCAGTCGCATTAGCTGCGAAGTATTATTTTTATACAGAATCTAAAGAAGCTGTTTATTTAATATTATTTACGTTTTTGTTTGTGTTTACGGATTTATGTGGATTCATAGCTAATTTTATTGAAATTAATGGTTTTTTCTACTTCGAAAGAATTTTATATTGTCTTGGGTTTTATTTTCTATCAGCGTATTTGTTTTATGACCTTATTAAAGGACGTATGACTATCGCGGTGCTTTAAGTTTGTATTTGTGTTTTTTAAGTAAAATTAAAATAGTGTTAAAAAGCTATTGTTAAAATAACTAAATTTGCTTCTAAATATATAGATAACAATGAGTTTAGTTAAAATCACACTTTTAATAGTATCATTTTTAACCTTATTAATTAATGTCTATATTATTTCTTTTTATTCTCTTTTTGAAAGTAGAATCATAAGGGTAATCACTGTAATTGCTTTTCTTGTTCTATTTTTTATTTTTAAAGGTTTCAAAAACAAAACTATACTCATTTCATTATTATGTTTTTTATTATCAGATGTTTTTATGATTTTTTATGAAAACACTTTAAGTAATAAACTAACCTCCGTATTGTCAATCATAGGATATTTTAATTTGGTGGCGTATTTGTTTAGAAATAAGCATTTAAAAAAAGTAAATAATTACTTTTTGGTTTTAATACTTATTTTGATAACTCTAAATGTTTTTGGTTTATATCAATTAATAGATGCCATAGCGTATAAACTTCATGATGGTTTACAGGAGGTCATTTTATATCTTTATGGATTAGTTATTGTTTCTTTATGCGTATTTACAGCTAATTATAACTTTAGTGTAAATACAAAACAATCCATGTATTTTATGTATTTTGTTTTTGGATTTGCTTTTTCGGACTTCTGTGCTGTTTTAGCGTATTACTATAATTTTCAGCAATTATATTATTTAGATAGATTTACTTATATTTTTGCATTATTTATTATGGTAAAATATGCCGTCAAAGACTTTAAAAAGGAGGAAATACCTAGTTATATTATTTAAGTGCAACTAGATTAGTTTAGATCGTGTTGTAGCTGCTTATTACTTAGGTAATTGTAATCTTCTAATTCAGAAAGATTCTCAATCAATTTAGAACAGCCATTTTTTATCAAATAAATCGTGTCAGAAACGGCAATAACTTCTGCGTATCTGTGGTCTGTTAATACAATAGCTTTGTATTGCTTCTCTTCTGTAATTAGGGTCTGTAATTTTTTAATGTATAAAGGGGCGACGCCATTAAAGGGTTCGTCTAATAAAATAATTTTAGCATCTTTCTTTAAAATCAAGTAGATTTCGATAATGCGGCGTTCACCTCCAGATAGTGTGTTAATACTTTTGTTTTTGTAAATTTTAAATTCTGTAAATTCAGTCGTAAAATCAATCCATTTGATATTAAATAGTTTAAAAAGAGATTTAACTTTTGCATGATTTGGAGTAAAATTATATTGTGGTAAAAAGGCGGCTAATTGGGTAGCGTATAAAGGTCTTAGTAGTGGTTTGTGGTCTATTCTCGTATGGCTGTATTTCGCGTTAAGCGTGCCAAAAGCAATGTTTAATAAACAGCTTTTTCCAGAGCCATTACTGCCAAGTAGACTTGTTACTTTACCTGTTTCAGCCTTAAGGTAAATACCATTTAATATACGTTTATTTTTAAAGTAAAGTTCTATATTATCAATTTCAAAAATCAAAATTCGGTTATATAAATTGGTTCATTATAATAAAAAAAATAATAGTTACTAAGGCGTCAATAAAGTATAAGATACCAAATAGTTTTAAATCAGAGAGTCCTAAGTTCTTGTAAAAGGTTAGTTTTTGTTTAGCATCGGTTTCAATAACGAAATAATGAAGTAAAATGACTAAAAATAATTTTGTAATAAGTGCGACTATTATGTAGAAGTTACCCGTAATTAATAACAAAATATTAATTGCAAAGGACCATAAAGCAAAGGTCCTATAATAATAGAATATAGCGAATAATTGGTTTAGCATACTGATTTAACGTTAAAAACAAGCTAATATTTTAATTGTAAGCAAACGACTATAAAGTATTGCAAATTCATAAATTATCGTATTTTTGTTTCACAATTTTAAGAAGAAGATGTTAGATAAGTTACAAATAGTAAAGCAACGTTTTGATGAGGTTAGCGATTTAATAATCCAACCTGATGTTATTACTGATCAAAAACGTTATGTCGCACTAAATAAAGAGTATAAAGATTTACGACTTTTAATGGATAAGCGCGAGATTTATCTTGAGTTTACTGAAAATTTAAAAGAAGCGGAAGAAATCATAGCAGACGGTAGTGATGCCGAAATGGTCGAAATGGCTAAAATGCAATATGAAGAAGCTAAAGTGGAGATTCCTAAATTAGAAGATGATATACGTGTACTTTTAATACCTAAAGATCCTGAAGATTCTAAGAATGCTGTTGTCGAGTTACGTGCAGGAGCAGGAGGAGATGAAGCTAGTATTTTTGCGGGAGATTTATTTAGAATGTATAGTAAATACTGTGAAGCTAGAGGATGGAAAGTAGATACGGTAGATTATAGTGAAGGTACAAATGGAGGGTTTAAAGAAATCCAATTTGAAGTTACTGGTAATGATGTTTATGGAACTTTAAAGTTTGAAGCTGGTGTGCACCGTGTACAACGTGTGCCACAAACAGAAACACAAGGTCGTGTGCATACAAGTGCTGCTACTGTAATGGTGTTTCCGGAAGCAGAGGAGTTTGATGTAGAGATTAACCCAAAGGAAGTAAGAGTGGATTTTTTCTGTTCTTCAGGTCCAGGTGGTCAATCAGTAAACACAACGTATTCTGCAGTACGTTTAACTCACATTCCGACAGGATTAGTAGCGCAATGTCAAGATCAAAAATCGCAGCATAAAAACAAAGAAAAAGCTTTTAAAGTATTACGTTCGCGTTTATACGACATGGAGTTGGCTAAGAAAAACGAAGAAGACGCCGCTTTACGTGGTACGATGGTAACCTCTGGAGATAGAAGTGCTAAGATTAGAACGTACAACTATTCTCAAGGACGTGTTACAGATCACAGAATAGGGTTAACGCTATATGATTTACAAAATATTGTAAATGGAGATATCCAAAAAATTATTGACGAACTACAACTGGCAGACAATACAGAAAAACTGAAAGCTAGTGACGAACATATTTAATAACAAGCCTCTTCATTGAGGCTTTTTTTATATAATATGGAGTTCTAAACACGTAATCTATTTTACTTGAAAACTCACGTTTTAATATTTATTATTGTTTCCCTATTTTCTTATAAACAGGAGGGGAGATTTAGTGACCCTAAACTTAAGGATGTCCAATATACATTGGGTATAGAGGATGAAAAATCCAAAATTCAAAGCAGAGTTGAAGACACGTGTATTTTTGATCAAAGTACACAAACAGATGATTTTTTAAAGGGAATAAAAGAACTTGAAGGTTATATCTGGAATGACGAGAGTAAGTCTGCTGAAATAGTGCTAAATGACCATTGGTTTTTGACTATCACTAGAGGAGGCTGTGATCATTTTTTACTGTCTGCGGAATTTTTTTATGATAGAAATTTAGAGTTTGAAGACAACAAAGCAACGGTTTTGGAAAAGATAATTTGGATTACTTCATTGTTAAATGAAGAATTTGAATTTGAAACTATCAAGAAATGTATTGACGAAGGTAAAATGACTTTTACGGAAACAGATAATGGTTTCTATGGTAATTTTACGGATTCTAAAATAGATGAAATGTATACTTTTGATTATAGAAAAGAAAAAGAACGTACCGTTTTTGGTATTTCTTACTATTTAAATTAAACAATGACAACACAACAACTAACAGATCAAATTATTAAAAAGAAGTCTTTTTTGTGTATAGGACTAGACGTCGATTTAAGTAAAATTCCGCAACATTTATTAGACACAGAAGATCCTATTTTCGAGTTTAATAAAGCCATAATTGACGCAACGCATCATTTGTGTGTTGCTTATAAACCTAACACCGCGTTTTATGAAGCGTATGGTATAAAAGGTTGGAAAGCATTAGAGAAAACAATTAATTATCTTAATGATAATCATCCGGATGTTTTTACAATAGCAGATGCTAAGCGTGGCGATATTGGTAATACTAGTACAATGTACGCTAAAGCCTTTTTTGAAGACTTAGCGTTTGATAGTGTAACTGTCGCTCCGTATATGGGAAAAGACTCTGTAGAACCATTCTTAGCTTTTAAAGACAAGCATACTATCATGTTAGCTTTAACGTCTAATCAAGGTGCTTTTGATTTTCAGACCAAGCAAGTAGATGGTAAAGAGTTGTACAAACAAGTTTTAGAAACGTCTAAAAACTGGGAGAACTCTGAAAATTTGATGTACGTTGTTGGAGCAACAAAAGCTGAATATTTTGCAGAGATTAGAAAAATTATTCCAAATAGTTTTTTATTAGTTCCTGGTGTTGGCGCTCAAGGCGGAAACCTTCAAGACGTCTGTAAATATGGAATGAGTGAAAATGTTGGGTTATTGATAAATTCTTCAAGAGGAATAATTTATGCTTCTAATCAAAATGATTTTGCTGAAGCTGCTGCAGAAAAGGCAAAAGACTTGCAACAACAAATGGCAATTATTTTAAATAACAAATAGTATTTAATCACCTCATCCGGAATTTATTTCGGTATCACATTATTATATAAAAAGAATGTTATTTCGCAACGTCATGCTGAACTTGTTTCAGTATCACATTATCATATAAAAATGATGTTATTTCGTAACGTCATGCTGAACTTATTTCAGCATCACAGTATTATATGAAAATGATGTTATTTCGCAACGTCATACTGAACTTGTTTCAGTATCTCATTATTAGAATAAGTAGCCATTCTTTTTATAATAAATAGAAAACAGTTTTTGAAAACATATCGTAAAAATCACATTCAGTTAAAGCAATAATTAAATGAAAATTAAGGACCAACTAGGTAATCTGTTAGAGTTTGATTCGGTACCAAAACGAATCGTTTCATTAGTACCTTCTCAAACGGAATTGCTTTATGATTTGGGATTAGAAGATACTATTGTCGGGCTTACTAAATTTTGTATACATCCCATTCATTTAAAAAAGAAAAAACAAGTGGTTGGAGGAACCAAACAGATTAATATCGAAAAGATCAAAGCTTTAAAACCTGATATTATTTTGTGTAATAAAGAAGAAAACACAGAAGCTATCGTTATTGCTTGTCAAGCTATTTGTGCTGTACATGTATCAGATATTGTTACTATTGATGAGAGTTTGGAGTTGATAATGCAATATGGACAAATCTTTAATGTAAATACAGAAGCGCAAAATATTAAAGATAAAATAAATACAAATTTAGAAGACTTTAAATTATTTATAAAGGATCAGCCAATTTTAAAAGCAGCTTATTTTATTTGGAAGGATCCATGGATGGTTGCTGCCAATGGTACGTTTATTAATCATCTTTTAGAATTAAATAAACTTGAAAATATCTATGCTAATCAAGATCGGTATCCAGAAGTAGATATTACTAAAATAGAAGAAGAAGATAATCTAGAAGTGGTTTTGTTATCCAGCGAGCCTTTTCCTTTTAAAACCGAGCACACTTTGATGTTTGCTGAAATTACTAATCAAGCAAAAGCCATCTTAGTAGATGGCGAATACTTTTCTTGGTATGGATCAAGATTAATTAATGCGTTTAGTTATTTTAAAGATTTAAGAGAGCGATTGCGAACTTTCTCTAGCTAAATAATTAAGCTTGTTAAGTTGGTCTAGAAGTTTGACAGCTTTAAAAGCAGACACATCGCTAGCTTCATGATCTGTTTGTCGTAAATTGTAGGAGTGCTCAACAAGTTGCTTGTAGCGTTTTTTTAACTTGTTTTGATGTGCTTTAAGTAGGTTTGGGTTATTCATTTTGTTATATCGTTAGTTTTCAGGTATTTAAATTACTTTTTTTATTTAAATAAAAAAAGAAAAAGACAATAAAATATTCCAAAAAATAAAAGAGCCCATTCTTTACCACAAAAAATAGACTCTGATAACTAACTAAACTAACTCAGTATAATAAAAATAAGAATGCTTATTTTATATTACAAATATCAAAATTTAATTTAGTTTAAATGTTAATTTAATATTATGCTAACTTTACTAAAATAAATTAGTCCTGTAAAGCAAAAACCTTTTGAAGTAACGCAGTAGATCTAGAGCCAACTTTAGTTCTAATGTCTTGTTCTTCTACAGCAATCATAGTATAAACTCCTTTTAAAGCTTCTCCAGTCACGTAGTCTGTTAGGTCAGGATTAACATTACTAGTAAAAGGAATTGAATTATACTTAGTTATTAAATTAGCCCAAATTTGGTCAGCGCCAACTTTGCTAAAAGAATTTTTTATTACTGGGTTAAATTTATCGTATAATGCCGTTTGTGTTTTACTAGTTAGGTATTGCGTTGCAGCATCATTATTACCTAGTAATATGTTTTTTGCATCTGTAAAAGTAATGTCTTTAACAGCATTAATAAATATAGGTGTCGCTTCTCCAACAGCGTCTTCTGCAGCTCTGTTTAAAACTTTTAAACCTTCATCAGCTAAACTACTTAAACCAATATCACGTAGTGCTTTGTCTACTTTTTGTAATTCTTCTGGAAGTAAAATTTTAACTAAATCATTTTTAAAAAAACCATCTGTTTGAGTCAGTTTGGCTACTTGTTTGTCAATTCCTAAGTCTAAAGCTTCTCGTAAGCCGCCTGCAATATCTAAATCGCTAATGCCTCCTGCTTGAGGTAGTTGGTTAACAACTTGCTGTAATTCTGCGCAAGCAGTAAAATTTAAAACAATAAGTAAGGCTAATATTTTTTTCATGTTGTATAATTTAAGGTACAAATATACCTATTAATAAGATGCGTTTTTAATTCAAAAACTGCGTTTTATTCTTGTTTTCTTTTTAATACTATTAAAATACAAGAGTTAAAAGGGGTTGTAACAATGATTATTAAGAGAAAATAACGGTCTTATTATTAAAAACCATCACTTTACGTTTAATATGAAGTTTTATAGCATTGGCTAATACTATTTTTTCTAAATCACGTCCTTTTGCAATTAAATCGGTAATATCATGTGTATGCGATACGCGTGTTACATCCTGTTCAATAATCGGGCCAGCATCTAATGCTTCTGTAACATAGTGACTAGTTGCTCCGATAATTTTTACGCCACGCTTGTATGCCGAGTGATATGGTTTT is drawn from Psychroserpens sp. NJDZ02 and contains these coding sequences:
- a CDS encoding DUF3078 domain-containing protein; translated protein: MKYILIMCFMYCGQSLVAQSDAAVKVVDTIKWTQKNKIGVDLNEVTFVNWNAGGANSISALLAIKSSWRYKKNNLIWFNEIGTRYGVNKQESQRLRKTEDELELISTIGFRKDTVTNWYYSGRFNFKTQYSNGYNYPDRDNSISRFMAPGYLFVGGGVEYGKNIEKLSFYMSPLTFKATFVLDDELADKGSFGVDPAIYDALGNKMKDGQAIRTEMGILVTNSYETEVLENIYIKSKISLYTDYLNSFGNIDLDWEVIFDFKVNDFVKATLGSHLRYDNDIKISEETDIEGEYVERGAAIQWKQLLGIGVVVDF
- a CDS encoding ABC transporter ATP-binding protein gives rise to the protein MIFEIDNIELYFKNKRILNGIYLKAETGKVTSLLGSNGSGKSCLLNIAFGTLNAKYSHTRIDHKPLLRPLYATQLAAFLPQYNFTPNHAKVKSLFKLFNIKWIDFTTEFTEFKIYKNKSINTLSGGERRIIEIYLILKKDAKIILLDEPFNGVAPLYIKKLQTLITEEKQYKAIVLTDHRYAEVIAVSDTIYLIKNGCSKLIENLSELEDYNYLSNKQLQHDLN
- the prfA gene encoding peptide chain release factor 1, with product MLDKLQIVKQRFDEVSDLIIQPDVITDQKRYVALNKEYKDLRLLMDKREIYLEFTENLKEAEEIIADGSDAEMVEMAKMQYEEAKVEIPKLEDDIRVLLIPKDPEDSKNAVVELRAGAGGDEASIFAGDLFRMYSKYCEARGWKVDTVDYSEGTNGGFKEIQFEVTGNDVYGTLKFEAGVHRVQRVPQTETQGRVHTSAATVMVFPEAEEFDVEINPKEVRVDFFCSSGPGGQSVNTTYSAVRLTHIPTGLVAQCQDQKSQHKNKEKAFKVLRSRLYDMELAKKNEEDAALRGTMVTSGDRSAKIRTYNYSQGRVTDHRIGLTLYDLQNIVNGDIQKIIDELQLADNTEKLKASDEHI
- the pyrF gene encoding orotidine-5'-phosphate decarboxylase; this translates as MTTQQLTDQIIKKKSFLCIGLDVDLSKIPQHLLDTEDPIFEFNKAIIDATHHLCVAYKPNTAFYEAYGIKGWKALEKTINYLNDNHPDVFTIADAKRGDIGNTSTMYAKAFFEDLAFDSVTVAPYMGKDSVEPFLAFKDKHTIMLALTSNQGAFDFQTKQVDGKELYKQVLETSKNWENSENLMYVVGATKAEYFAEIRKIIPNSFLLVPGVGAQGGNLQDVCKYGMSENVGLLINSSRGIIYASNQNDFAEAAAEKAKDLQQQMAIILNNK
- a CDS encoding ABC transporter substrate-binding protein; translation: MKIKDQLGNLLEFDSVPKRIVSLVPSQTELLYDLGLEDTIVGLTKFCIHPIHLKKKKQVVGGTKQINIEKIKALKPDIILCNKEENTEAIVIACQAICAVHVSDIVTIDESLELIMQYGQIFNVNTEAQNIKDKINTNLEDFKLFIKDQPILKAAYFIWKDPWMVAANGTFINHLLELNKLENIYANQDRYPEVDITKIEEEDNLEVVLLSSEPFPFKTEHTLMFAEITNQAKAILVDGEYFSWYGSRLINAFSYFKDLRERLRTFSS
- a CDS encoding Lacal_2735 family protein, which encodes MNNPNLLKAHQNKLKKRYKQLVEHSYNLRQTDHEASDVSAFKAVKLLDQLNKLNYLARESSQSLS
- a CDS encoding DUF4197 domain-containing protein → MKKILALLIVLNFTACAELQQVVNQLPQAGGISDLDIAGGLREALDLGIDKQVAKLTQTDGFFKNDLVKILLPEELQKVDKALRDIGLSSLADEGLKVLNRAAEDAVGEATPIFINAVKDITFTDAKNILLGNNDAATQYLTSKTQTALYDKFNPVIKNSFSKVGADQIWANLITKYNSIPFTSNVNPDLTDYVTGEALKGVYTMIAVEEQDIRTKVGSRSTALLQKVFALQD